Proteins encoded within one genomic window of Lampris incognitus isolate fLamInc1 chromosome 19, fLamInc1.hap2, whole genome shotgun sequence:
- the xrcc2 gene encoding DNA repair protein XRCC2 produces the protein MFRVCRWTGMGETAAQLLSRLDGRRRLSEMEPRLFSDDAGPGHGEVVELRGLEGTGKTELLYHLLCQCVLPVEVGGLCVEVVFVDTDFSLDMLRLVTILENRLEAGLSVSRAEGAVSPVEEALRCCLSRLFVVHCTSSSQLLLTLHYLETSVCFRPGVSLLLIDSISAFYWLDRCGGGESLAKQEEKLSKCSALLARLLRDYRISVVASSHVIRRSSRHSSSSGMDQPFLCRPWQQLVTHRLCCSTAQSGSNMAATAGSRRQVFTVHCCSSSSSSSRSSSFHVTDAGVEFI, from the exons atGTTCCGGGTTTGCCGCTGGACCGGGATGGGGGAAACTGCTGCTCAG TTGTTGTCAAGGCTGGATGGTCGACGACGTCTGAGCGAAATGGAACCTCGTCTCTTCTCAGACGATGCAGGACCGGGGCATG gtGAGGTGGTTGAGCTCAGGGGTTTGGAGGGAACAG GGAAGACGGAGTTGCTGTACCACCTTCTGTGTCAATGTGTGTTGCCGGTGGAGGTTGGTGGTCTGTGTGTGGAAGTTGTGTTTGTGGACACAGACTTCAGTCTTGACATGTTGCGTCTGGTCACCATCCTGGAGAACCGACTGGAGGCTG gtctctctgtctcCAGAGCTGAGGGAGCTGTCAGTCCAGTGGAGGAGGCTCTGCGTTGCTGCCTGTCTCGCCTCTTCGTTGTCCACTGTACTTCCTCCTCTCAGCTGCTCCTCACCCTGCACTACCTGGAAACTTCTGTCTGCTTCCGGCCAGGCGTATCACTGCTGCTCATTGACAGCATCTCAGCCTTCTATTGGTTGGACCGCTGTGGGGGCGGGGAGAGCCTGGCCAAACAAGAAGAGAAGCTAAGCAAGTGTTCAGCGCTCCTAGCAAGACTGCTCAG GGATTACAGGATCTCTGTTGTGGCCTCCTCTCATGTCATCAGGAGGAGCAGCAGGCATTCCTCCTCCTCAGGGATGGACCAGCCATTTCTGTGTCGCCCATGGCAACAACTGGTCACCCACAGACTGTGCTGTTCCACAGCACAGTCTGGATCCAACATGGCCGCCACAGCAGGCAGCAGACGGCAGGTCTTCACAGTTCACTgttgctcctcctcctcttcatccagcAGGAGCAGCTCCTTTCATGTGACAGATGCAGGAGTGGAGTTTATCTAA